The sequence ATTGAAAATAGATTTGAATGTGATATTATAATTGGTGTTTTCAATTTTACTTTTCGGTTGTAAATCAAAATTGGTGTCTAATTGTTGTGTAGTAAAATTTAATCCACTGGTAGAAAGAGCTAATGTAGTACTTAATGAACCCCCATTTTTAAGAAAGAAACGGTTATTAATACCTGTTGCACCCATATATTGTTTGGCAACTTCTTTTTCTTTATCTTCTTCATAGTTCCATAATTGACTATCTTTTTCAGATTCCTGACCAGATGTGTCAATAAGTCCAATTCCCCAAAAGGAGAATGTTCCCGTTCTTTTAGTTGGTAATTTAATTTTATAAGCTAAATCTTGGTATTTTATTCCTTCTGCTTCATCAGGTAGTAAAGATGAAATTAAACTTAATGTTGAGTATCTATAGTTGACTAAATAGGATGAGTTATTGTTCTTACTTAAAGGTCCTTCAGATGCGAAATCGATACCAATTAATCCAATTTCAGAAGTATGTTCATGATTTGAATTGTTTCCGTTTCTCATTTGCATATCAAAAACTCCAGACAGCGCATTGTTGTATTCCGATGGAAAAGCACCAGTAAAAAAATCTGAATTGGCTAATAAATTGCTACTTAAAGCACTAAGTCCACCACCACCAAAAGTACCTAAGTCAGCAAAATGATTTGGATTTGGAATTTCAATACCTTCCATTTTCCATTGCGTAAATTTGGGAGCATTTCCTCTAATTGAGATAGCGTTATTACCAATATTACTTGCAACACCAGCAAAAGAAGAGGCTAAACGAGCAGGATCGTCAAATCCACCTGCATATCTATTTGCTTCTTCAACGCTTAGCATTTTGGCACTCACTAAGGCTTGTTTATTAATTGATTTTTCTTTTTGGACTTTTGCTTTAACAATAACTTCATTTAAAGTAGCAATGTTTTCAGTAAGCCGAATAGTAATTTGTGCCTCCTTAGAAGAGGAGAGAAGTATGTCATTAACAATTATTGTTTCAAAACCTAAGAAAGTTGCTTGAAGATTATAGCGTCCAGGTGATAAATTCTCTAAAACAAAATTTCCGTTTTCATCTGTTGCGGTTCCAATAACATCTGTTGTGTTTAAAACAAGTATATTAACGAATGGTAACGGTTCTAAAGAAGAAGCATCAATAACTTGTCCTTTAATGTTTTGCTTGATTTCTTGTGCTTTCAATAGCTGAAGTGTAAAGCAAGCAATTATTGTAATCCAAATTCTTAAAAACATAGTTTAAATCTTTATCGAATGAGGAACAAAGTTATAAACGCATTAAGGTGACTACAATACTGATTTATCAGTATATTGTTAGGCTAAATTATGTTTCATTGCATATTCTATGGCTTCGAAAGAATTGTTTGCATTTAATTTTTTTAAAATGTTTTGTCTGTGTGTATTTACGGTGTGAATACTAATGGACAAATTATCTGAAATTTCTTTACTTAGAAAACCTTTTTTTACAAAGCTTAGAATTTCTTCTTCTCTTTTGGAAAGTAATATTTTATTGGTGCTTACTTCATTTACATTTTCTGTTTGTCCTGTTTTCACATTGACTAACTGACTAATGACACCGTTTGAATAGGTTTGATTTGGGGAAACATCAATAACGCTTAAAGCCAACCAAATATTTCCTTTTGCATCGAGTTCTAATACTAAGTGTTGTTCTATAATTCTAATATATTCATTATTACCGTTTAATATTCTATAATCGTTTTGAAGTTTGTAATCTTTTCTTTCAATTTCTGGTAATGTATAGTAATAGTTGAGTAAGGAAGTTCCGTTTTGAAGGAGAGTTAACATATCATCTGGATGAATTCTAGAATTGTAATATTCAGTTCCTTCGTTCTCAATTTTGTTTAAATCATATCCAAAAAGGTCATTAAAATTATAGGAATTATAAATATGCTCTTTTTTATGAAAATCAAACACAGATAAACCACTATTTTTAATAGTTGCCATTTGGTTTAAAAACGGAATTTGGTTTTCAAAAATGGAATAATCTAAAAGAGATTCATCAAATATTTGTTTCTGAATGGTTTGATAATAATTATTGAAAGCTTCTTCCATTTTTTAAAATTTGTAGTATAATAACAACGTTTTTATTAGGTATTTATTTCAAGTTTACCCTTTTGTTTAAAACTGAATCTAATTGAAATGATTAACCCAATTAAGCCTCCAATATAGCTAAAGTTATGCATTGAACCCACCATTATAAAACGGTCTTTATGAATAAGTTTATTTGGAAAATACCAATTAGGTGTTGAAGTAGTTAAGAATAATTTACCAAAAAGCAAACCCATTAGACCAATTACAAGCGCAATTCCCGTTGTAATAAGTATTGCTTTTAAAGTTATGAATAACATTTTTTTACCATTTTCATGAATTAAACCAACTGAACCAAGTAATAATCCAGTTAAGAGTCCAACCCACCAAGTTGCAATTACTCCAACTATTGTAACTCCTAATCTTGGGTTATATAACTTTAATTCAGGAGAAGATATGGTTCCTATGTCTTGACCAATATTCCAATTGTTTAAGCCAAACTGTATAAATTTGAATTTTGTATAATATTCTTCAGATATTGTAAAGGTAATTTGATCGTGAATAATTCCATATATACTACTTAATAAAATAGAAATTATTACTATAATTATAAAGGCATGTGATTTTTTCATCTATAAATTACTACAAGTTTTATACTGGATTAATTCTTTGCCAAATTCCTCTTCATTACAAGCTTCAAAATCTCTTGCTATAACAAGGAAATTATCAGATTTTTTAAATGATTTTGAAAAATCATAATGCATTAGTCGTTTGCAAACTTTCAAATAAAGATTAAATACTTGTTGATTCCATTCGTCAAAAGCATCTTCATCATTCCAACCAATTCGATTTGATATTTCACTTGTCTTTAGGTAGTCAGATTGAATTTCTAAAGGGTAGAAGTCAACATCAATAGTTTCATCTTCTGAAAAATAATGCATATCAGGAGCATTATAATGCACAATGAGCTCTTCTTCTTTTAAATTTTCTTCAATTTCTGAAACTAATCCGATTGCAAGTGTTGGTGGAAATGGGTTTTGCATTGAATATTCAAACAAAACGCAATAAACGGGTTCGTCTATTTTTACTTTTTCTAAAATTTGATTCCCAATGTCTTCTATTAAAAAAATTTCTAAACGGGCTAAAACAGATACTATATTTTCTTCATTATTGATAGCATTATAGATTATTCTTTCTTGTCCGTCAGAAGTTCTTTCAATAATTTGTGAAATATTATACTCTAAATCGTAACTAAATTCTCCAAAACACTGATGATTTTGATTTGGCCATTCATATTGATAGCTTTTTATTAAGTTATTTTCGCAAGTATATGTCTTTTGGGTTACTCCATATTCTGAACATTCAATATATTCGAAAGGCATTCCATCTTTGAAGTTGAGATAGCAAATTTTAATGGCTTTTTGTTGTTCGGTGTTA is a genomic window of Flavobacterium jumunjinense containing:
- a CDS encoding TonB-dependent receptor encodes the protein MFLRIWITIIACFTLQLLKAQEIKQNIKGQVIDASSLEPLPFVNILVLNTTDVIGTATDENGNFVLENLSPGRYNLQATFLGFETIIVNDILLSSSKEAQITIRLTENIATLNEVIVKAKVQKEKSINKQALVSAKMLSVEEANRYAGGFDDPARLASSFAGVASNIGNNAISIRGNAPKFTQWKMEGIEIPNPNHFADLGTFGGGGLSALSSNLLANSDFFTGAFPSEYNNALSGVFDMQMRNGNNSNHEHTSEIGLIGIDFASEGPLSKNNNSSYLVNYRYSTLSLISSLLPDEAEGIKYQDLAYKIKLPTKRTGTFSFWGIGLIDTSGQESEKDSQLWNYEEDKEKEVAKQYMGATGINNRFFLKNGGSLSTTLALSTSGLNFTTQQLDTNFDLQPKSKIENTNYNITFKSIFNKKVHAKYSYKAGMNAVIMNYNLFLAETINNSYENLISEKGTSTLLSGFYNTTLSHHKFTFNLGLNTQLFTLNNNKTFEPRLGIAYQVKENHEISFGYGLHSRLENLNIYFSKPLNTNEQTNKNLDFTKAHHVVLGYNWNCSNNLHLRIEPYYQHLFDVPIIQNTNESLINNTDNWFVTDTFNNKGMARNYGIDLMLEKYITNGFYYLISASIFNSEFKTTNNEWFNTKFNRNFLINCLAGKEFKTGKENQNLFSLNFRLSYQGGDRYSPIDVAASVNQQDVIYNESNPFSLQNQASFVSHFTANYQWNKAKTSQKLSLKIINANGYKENFGHRFNFTNQSVEMYREAIIIPNLSYKIMF
- a CDS encoding LuxR C-terminal-related transcriptional regulator, with the protein product MEEAFNNYYQTIQKQIFDESLLDYSIFENQIPFLNQMATIKNSGLSVFDFHKKEHIYNSYNFNDLFGYDLNKIENEGTEYYNSRIHPDDMLTLLQNGTSLLNYYYTLPEIERKDYKLQNDYRILNGNNEYIRIIEQHLVLELDAKGNIWLALSVIDVSPNQTYSNGVISQLVNVKTGQTENVNEVSTNKILLSKREEEILSFVKKGFLSKEISDNLSISIHTVNTHRQNILKKLNANNSFEAIEYAMKHNLA